In Aricia agestis chromosome 13, ilAriAges1.1, whole genome shotgun sequence, the genomic window CATTATCAGTCTCTTGACTATTGATGATAATAAATCTAATGAAGAAAAGTCTATCACAGTGGACACAAAGGAAAATTTAGTACAAgttgttattaattttctaaTGAAAGGATATACAAAAACACAAGATGAATTTATGTACTGCAAGGTAAGGTACTTAAACCTAATAGAACTGCTTGTATTACAATGTTGCTAATGAAGTTTGTACAACCCGTCGGAAATATCTTCGCCTCGCTGGAATGTGCTTCCCCGCGCCCTTCCCCGCTCATCTGCCCATTATCGTCTATCCAGTACGACGAATAGACGATAACAGGCAGAAGAGTGGAGAAGCGCATTCCAGCAAGGTCCTCAGATATTTCCGATGggttacatttttttctttcaatATTTTCTTACCTGACAACTTATAAAGGAGGACTatttatgattaatattattgaatttagCATCTTATGTATGCTTGTGCCTCTGTACCTCTTAGTACTAACACTAATAAGATTTATAATAATgtcaatagatttataattagTTTTAAGTTAAGTAAACTAGGTATAACCATATGTgcagaatttaatatttaaattatattctagGTAGTGATATCAGCGTTGCGAGTTCTTGCCCATATTCACTTCAATGATGCAAATGTATGTGTTCAGACACCGGAAATTGTGGGTATTTGTAGATACTTTATTCTTTATGGTATACTCAATCAAAACAACAAACCAGAAAGATTGATGCCAGCACAACAGACTATTGCTTCAGCACCAGTAAAACCCAACACCAAAGGGGGAAAGGTAAGTAAGAAAAACCATTTTCCagtatttattttgattcaCAAGACTAGTGAACAATGGCATCAAGAGTGAATATCACTTTTACACcagtttttaagtttaaataaaattttatatattaaaaaaaaattgaagtatTTCAAAGTTGGAATTAGGTCATGTCTTTTTCAAACATATTtcatcatatattttattattacagaAACAAAAACAAAGAAAGCAAAGAAACAATGCTATCGAAAGTCTCAAGAAGGAAATACCTGTGTCTGATCGTAGTTTGATGAAAGATGTAGATAACTTCGAAAACAATGCTGCATATAGACCTGCCAGTAAGAATTATTTGGAGCCCAACAAGAGTAAGGCTGTTTGGACTTTGACTAGTGACTCTGACATGTCCGATATGGAGAGCGGTAGAGAGGCTAAACTCATAGCTTTGAAGTCCAGAGTAAGACAGAGTGCCGCAAATCTATTCTTAGTTTTATTCAAGGTGAGCTTGACAGTATGAATTTTTGATtgagcttataatattatgtaaccattgcaaaaagtatattttattttaactgttTTGGACCAAACAATACAAGTTATTTTCTTCTTAGCCTAAAGTACCTGTTAAAATTTTCTTATTCTCAGGTAAAAGAAAAGAGGGAAATTTTTGGTTACTGGTGGGCACTGTTTCCTGATTCTCCAGAGCCTAGCAACTGGCTAGCTGAGCCTAACTCTAAGAAGACCCTAGCATACTGTGCCCTCACAGATCCTATAGCTAGCAGTAGAGCTGCTGCGCTTAGTGTTATATTGGCCTTGCTGTCTGGTTCTCGACCTTATTTGTCTCAGGCAGAAGTTTGGTAAGTAGAAACTTCATAAATTACCTATACAGTTTGTAAGTTAAAATTTCTTACACTGATCCATGTTGCTGTCTTCGTCTGATACCTTGCAAATGCCACTTGACAGATAATGACAGGGACGTAGATTAGCGTGAGCCTAGAGagaatgtttttattaatagtGGGATAGTAATGTTAATTATTCAACTTCAATATTTGCTTTGCCTAATCCTTTTACTTATGGGATCAGATGTCCAGATCTTAGAAGGTTTTTTGATATTTGAATTGATGTcacgaatcataatataatgaagCCGACATGTGTTTTTTTCAGCAAAAAGTGGAATGCTTCGTTCATTCCATTCTCAGTATCTTTAGGTAACATAATAAACTGTATGCACAAGGTGCTAGTTAGTATATTGGACACTGAGCGAGGCCATGCTGTGATACTAGTCGCGCTCAAGTGCTGCGCAGCGCTGGTACAAGCCACGCCGTACCATAAGATGCAAGAGGGCTTGATAACTGAACTAGTACGGGCTACTAGAAAGTTCTTGATACATAGAGGtatagtacttatattttttttaataaataaatttctgaaCCATTACATAGTTTATGTAGTTGcttcttttgttttttataatgaattattattttattggacAGGTTAATGTCTACTGCAAAAAGCACATTACTCATtagattatatttgtttttattatcatGTGTAAGTTTGCATATAAATTTTGTGCAAATTGAACATTACAATACCCCAACCTAGGCGTAGCTGTGTTAAGCTGTAAGTTCTAGGCAGATTGGGGGATTGTAATGCTCAATTTGTACAAAATTTATCATATACAAACTGTATGTTAAGTTATAAAACAAGACTCAGTAAGACCTTTTTGTCATGCTTGGagtaaagttttttattttattttgaacgaAGAGTATCATTATTCATGTTAATCACAAACGCGTTATTGAAAATTCAGATGTGACATTACAAGTTGGAGCACTTATCACTATTGGCTGTGTTCTATCTATTGACCCCAAAGTGCCAGAAGTGCTTAAATCTATGGAGAAAGACGCTTCTACCTCGTGTAAAACACAGAGCGATGAAAACTCAGATCTGAATAATTTAGACGACGAAGAAGGCTACTCTGATGATGAATTTTTCGCCGAAGAAGTTAGCGATAAGAAAGAAAATGAATATTGCTTCAAGAGTTGGATCTTGGATATATGTTTCAAAAATATTGGATGGCTCTTTAAAGGAAATGAACGTGTGGTATGTGTTgtttatttttgatattttttttcacagtTTATTTCCGATCCCAAAATCACTTTGCTTACAATTAAAAGGACAACAATTTTCATGTCACTTCTGTAAATAGCGTGTCGATTGAATTATGTGAAACGTTAGCATCAAAGTTACAGcattttgtaaatgaaaataacgcctccgtagtctagtggtatagggtgcggctcttgactcggaggtcgttggttcgattcctgcgtcggaaacatgttatttccaagtttggttaggataatgcaggctgatcacctgattgtctgacaagtaagatggatatgcgtcggatgggcatgtaaaaagtcggtcctgcgcctaatctctcgccgcgccggtcgtgtcggtcttccgtcccactgagttatgagagtaaaggaatactAAACGTACGTAGctggcccggtttcaatgaaaccggccaccgtcaccgaaaccggtgtgggagctattattattttgtaaataccgACAGCGCTTACGGAGTGTGTGGCCCGATTCTCGCAGATTTTTAATCACCATTTCAATAGCATTAGGTCCAGTTGATCCAGCTATTGCTAATCGTTTCCATCTCAAATAGTCTTCTTTTACTATAAGACTTCCAAAAAAAGATtctaatatattgtattattttcagaGATGTATACCGTCCGCTATACCGGTCGTCCTTGAATCGCTGCAAGTTCTATCGGCTATAGCGTTCCACCACTTGTCTGAGTTGCTCAAACCACATCTGACTCTACTAGCTGATGTGCTCAGCGAAGTGTTACAACATGAGCACCAAGACGTTGTATTGCAAGCGTCGCGAACGATCAGTATTATAGGCGACGCTATACAGAAGCTCGGTATGTGAAAAATAattcattttgtaaaataataataggttcGGGTCGCAGAGCATTATTTTCTCTTACAATTgagcacaaaatatattataaatgcaaaagtgtgtttgtccgactgtctgttacctcttcacgctcaaacggctgaaccgtttacttaaaattttgtgtTGAGATACCTTGAGAGACCAAAatggacatagaatagtttttgttgtgaaaaaatgtatggtttccgcaCGATAAATAAATTGAGACGCAACGAATTAGTGGACGTCAACTAGTCTAAAATATACCAACAACAGAATCTTACATACAAATTTTCAGAGCAAATAGACGAACCGCCTAACCTCAAACACTGCGTGTACATGTGGGAGACAGTACTAGGGCCGTTGTCGTCAGTGCTgcaacacgacgcgacgtccgCCAAGGCCGTCGTCTGCGACTGTATCGCGAACATCGGGGAGCGGACCTTCAAGGAGCTACCGGTGAGTTCTTCTTCTTCGTTTTCAAAGTTCTCCGGGGAAAATTGGCATACCAAAATAATGCCTTGAAGCTAGTAGATCGTAAGGCTAATAGCTAATTGTCTCATTAATGAATGGATATATTGTTATTCCATTTTAAACGATTAGTACTTGTTTTAAAACGATAGCAAATAGTCGTTCGCGAGTGAAGGAAGCTATGAATTTAATTAAACGAATTTCTACTTAACGGACTTTAAGGCTTACTTAGAACTACTTAGAACtagtcttataataataatatatactcataatattatgttattttattccaGAGTCGCACGCAGATGTTATGCTGTGCGCTGCTGGTGGGCTCGTGTGGGGACGCAGACGCGGCCGTGCGCGCCGCCGCCGTGCGCGCGCTCGCCATGGCGGTCATATACCGCACGCTCAGAGAGGTATACACCCACTTTGACCACGCTCACTTTTAATAATATGGAATATAATTCGTAGTGACCTAAATGCAAAGTTATTGTGTGGACAATGGCTTCCAATTGTAACGACTCGTATAGATCGACTTTTAATATATTGTTCACAGATACAAATGTATTAGAAAGAAGTATTTTTGTTTTACCAGTTATACgaatgataaataaaaaaaaacctgttcaaatttagtttgttattatttttagcaatattccgcctGTTCGTCACAGTAGATACAGACAATACATTAGTTGAAATATAAGGCGGGCCCAAACTCGTAAAAAAGTATGTTATGTACAGGACATGTGTTTCGTGTGCGACTGCGGTGAGAACGTGCTGCGCGCGCTGGCTGAGCCGAGCGTGGTGGTGCGGACGAAGGCGGCCTGGGCGCTCGCCAACCTCAGCGACGCGCTCGTATTGAACATGTGAGCACACCCCTACATTTTACAAACATTTCATCGGAAATGTCGCTGACGCAtcgcaaatttccacgatgcgtgctgcgacgtcgcaacgcattgttgtggcctggcccttatgTGCCTTATACCGCACTAGACGGAACTTTAGTGCCGAACGTGACACATACTCGCGTTGCGGCCGACAAAATTGGCGGAATTCTTCAGTTTTTTGAGTTTTGAATTATTTTGCCGCCGATTTTGGCGATGCGGTGCCGCAGTCCGCGTGTGTTTTGGCCCTTACTGCAGCAGCGATGAGCGACGGTAGCGTCGCTCATCGCTGCTGCAGTAAGGGTAGACTTGACGTCTAAATGCGCCCTAAAGTGTAGACTTTAGGGCGCATTTAGACGTGCGCGTTTTGAAATATGTATGAACATTGAAAATACACACAATACCATACACACAAGGGTGTTCTTGACAGGTATGCCTGAACAGGTCATCTGTACAGAAAAACCTTAGCGTATATGCGgtcaaacattatttttatgaaagggCTATGCGTAAAAGCTGAGAGCGCTCTCACGTATATCGTCACAGTTCAGTGTAGAAAATAATGGTTATTcgtaaaatttgtattttaagaCGACATGTTTCCGCTCCGCTGTCAGAAcctaaaaaggaaaaaaaaaagtttatttacgaTAGTCAGATGACGTATGATATAAAAGCTAGATATATAGAAGGATGCATTAGATATGATGTAGCTTGTAGATGTTTACATTTAGAAGGTTAGATGATAACTTTACTAACTACATCCGCTTATTCGTTGCACTTGTCACTTGTGTTTCATTTTCCAATTACATTTAGTCACAAGTCATAACAAAACAAATGTTGCACAATCTTATTCTAGCGTTGTCATCTTTGTTAATTAGATATGTTTATTTGTTGACGATTTAACTATTACGTCTTCAATCACCTTGAATTTTGAACGCAGTTTAAACggttaaggtacaagttggaagctccatccatccatccatctctctctcttttttttgAGTGTACATTCCATCCGTGTCCCttaacacctctcaagttttttctatgaatgtgttgatagctgcgcagggtatttcatagaaataaatacaaaccagtagtgtcgcgacgacacgtcgtctgcggttgcttcatgtttGGCTTGTTTGAAAGTTTAACTGCCGTACTTAGCGAGGAATATTAATTGttcaactgtaattaaatgaatattttga contains:
- the LOC121733242 gene encoding HEAT repeat-containing protein 6 isoform X2 — translated: MNLSQQFSMISTELCNNLYVKGYNKLAVNSLIDELNAKPYKSELFVSIQDANPLIIGLCVNIKPSDECLSAKTSHLICKIITKQNIQFPGDSISRAVGWHLQCLKTCSDIILPDILHNLQCILQYNPLSGTQYINDFIGKDGFLLNVIYIDKNIVSNAQNSLQIYLMAYKCIISLLTIDDNKSNEEKSITVDTKENLVQVVINFLMKGYTKTQDEFMYCKVVISALRVLAHIHFNDANVCVQTPEIVGICRYFILYGILNQNNKPERLMPAQQTIASAPVKPNTKGGKKQKQRKQRNNAIESLKKEIPVSDRSLMKDVDNFENNAAYRPASKNYLEPNKSKAVWTLTSDSDMSDMESGREAKLIALKSRVRQSAANLFLVLFKVKEKREIFGYWWALFPDSPEPSNWLAEPNSKKTLAYCALTDPIASSRAAALSVILALLSGSRPYLSQAEVCKKWNASFIPFSVSLGNIINCMHKVLVSILDTERGHAVILVALKCCAALVQATPYHKMQEGLITELVRATRKFLIHRDVTLQVGALITIGCVLSIDPKVPEVLKSMEKDASTSCKTQSDENSDLNNLDDEEGYSDDEFFAEEVSDKKENEYCFKSWILDICFKNIGWLFKGNERVRCIPSAIPVVLESLQVLSAIAFHHLSELLKPHLTLLADVLSEVLQHEHQDVVLQASRTISIIGDAIQKLEQIDEPPNLKHCVYMWETVLGPLSSVLQHDATSAKAVVCDCIANIGERTFKELPSRTQMLCCALLVGSCGDADAAVRAAAVRALAMAVIYRTLREDMCFVCDCGENVLRALAEPSVVVRTKAAWALANLSDALVLNMQEPDIDSVDDSLLLRLLEVSIRCATDNDKVKMSAVRALGNLLRYITEAHLRQHSQLKSLCDAAVEKLLDCACRVTNMKVRWNACYALGNAMKNDVLYTWCDGWLSKAFESLCKLAQDCKNLKVRINAASALRSPWQRALYGRHLVPVWRAVMAALETAANVDDFTEYKHKDNLIEQLCVTLAHLCCLLKPSDLPEILDPLVFHFDCAKSMYAQLYNKLPPENASCLKMLQAAKFVTIDLIAETDTQQQALGMLQEIFIWDT
- the LOC121733242 gene encoding HEAT repeat-containing protein 6 isoform X1 → MNLSQQFSMISTELCNNLYVKGYNKLAVNSLIDELNAKPYKSELFVSIQDANPLIIGLCVNIKPSDECLSAKTSHLICKIITKQNIQFPGDSISRAVGWHLQCLKTCSDIILPDILHNLQCILQYNPLSGTQIYLMAYKCIISLLTIDDNKSNEEKSITVDTKENLVQVVINFLMKGYTKTQDEFMYCKVVISALRVLAHIHFNDANVCVQTPEIVGICRYFILYGILNQNNKPERLMPAQQTIASAPVKPNTKGGKKQKQRKQRNNAIESLKKEIPVSDRSLMKDVDNFENNAAYRPASKNYLEPNKSKAVWTLTSDSDMSDMESGREAKLIALKSRVRQSAANLFLVLFKVKEKREIFGYWWALFPDSPEPSNWLAEPNSKKTLAYCALTDPIASSRAAALSVILALLSGSRPYLSQAEVCKKWNASFIPFSVSLGNIINCMHKVLVSILDTERGHAVILVALKCCAALVQATPYHKMQEGLITELVRATRKFLIHRDVTLQVGALITIGCVLSIDPKVPEVLKSMEKDASTSCKTQSDENSDLNNLDDEEGYSDDEFFAEEVSDKKENEYCFKSWILDICFKNIGWLFKGNERVRCIPSAIPVVLESLQVLSAIAFHHLSELLKPHLTLLADVLSEVLQHEHQDVVLQASRTISIIGDAIQKLEQIDEPPNLKHCVYMWETVLGPLSSVLQHDATSAKAVVCDCIANIGERTFKELPSRTQMLCCALLVGSCGDADAAVRAAAVRALAMAVIYRTLREDMCFVCDCGENVLRALAEPSVVVRTKAAWALANLSDALVLNMQEPDIDSVDDSLLLRLLEVSIRCATDNDKVKMSAVRALGNLLRYITEAHLRQHSQLKSLCDAAVEKLLDCACRVTNMKVRWNACYALGNAMKNDVLYTWCDGWLSKAFESLCKLAQDCKNLKVRINAASALRSPWQRALYGRHLVPVWRAVMAALETAANVDDFTEYKHKDNLIEQLCVTLAHLCCLLKPSDLPEILDPLVFHFDCAKSMYAQLYNKLPPENASCLKMLQAAKFVTIDLIAETDTQQQALGMLQEIFIWDT